From Phormidium ambiguum IAM M-71, the proteins below share one genomic window:
- the psaM gene encoding photosystem I reaction center subunit XII has translation MSISDTQVFVALVVALIPGILAFRLATELYK, from the coding sequence ATGTCTATTTCTGATACCCAAGTTTTTGTAGCCCTTGTTGTAGCGTTGATTCCGGGAATTCTCGCTTTCCGTCTTGCTACAGAACTGTACAAATAA